A single window of Alphaproteobacteria bacterium DNA harbors:
- a CDS encoding MaoC family dehydratase: MAHNPDSLFSEETLSAAGFPTISYDVLAVGTDMRSDERHLRPEDTEAYAWAVEDEDPWFFGPSPFGGAVCHPTLLANQALLLRHNRFVVPAGLHARMVFRFHKAIPLGARIRTTGQVVDKYWRRDKPYMVTAFETRGDDGTLYTSGRFVQMLFAKDTAPASGSSAGSNRAGDAAPAYDDSIASAQGRDGVLERGQALPALSRTIVQRQIDIYSGIRPFSIHTDEDWARRKGFAATIAQGMMSTAYISTMLQRAVGAGFVEGGTMDAKFLKPVLCGDTLEVTGTVAGFTRDEDGRVRAHVTVAAHNQRGEQTMAGSASGVCAP; encoded by the coding sequence ATGGCCCACAACCCCGACAGCCTGTTCAGCGAGGAGACCCTCAGCGCGGCAGGCTTCCCGACCATCTCCTATGACGTGCTGGCGGTCGGCACGGACATGCGCTCGGACGAGCGGCATTTGCGGCCGGAGGATACCGAAGCCTATGCCTGGGCGGTGGAGGACGAGGACCCGTGGTTTTTCGGCCCCTCTCCCTTCGGCGGCGCCGTCTGCCATCCGACATTGCTGGCGAACCAGGCGCTGTTGCTGCGCCACAACCGCTTCGTCGTGCCGGCGGGCCTGCACGCGCGCATGGTGTTTCGGTTCCACAAGGCGATCCCGCTGGGCGCGCGCATCCGCACCACGGGCCAGGTGGTCGACAAATACTGGCGGCGCGACAAGCCCTATATGGTGACGGCGTTCGAGACCCGCGGCGACGACGGCACGCTCTATACCAGCGGGCGGTTCGTGCAGATGCTGTTCGCCAAGGACACGGCGCCGGCGTCGGGGTCTTCGGCGGGCTCGAACCGGGCGGGCGACGCCGCGCCGGCCTATGACGACAGCATCGCCTCGGCCCAGGGCCGCGACGGCGTGCTGGAGCGGGGGCAGGCGCTGCCGGCGCTCAGCCGCACCATCGTCCAGCGCCAGATCGACATCTACAGCGGCATCCGCCCGTTCTCGATCCACACCGACGAGGACTGGGCCAGGCGGAAGGGCTTCGCCGCCACCATCGCCCAGGGAATGATGAGCACCGCCTATATCTCCACCATGCTGCAACGCGCGGTCGGCGCGGGCTTTGTCGAGGGCGGCACCATGGACGCGAAATTCCTGAAGCCCGTGCTCTGCGGCGACACGCTGGAAGTGACGGGCACCGTCGCCGGCTTCACCCGCGACGAGGACGGCCGCGTGCGCGCCCATGTCACCGTCGCCGCCCACAACCAGCGCGGCGAGCAGACCATGGCCGGCAGCGCCAGCGGCGTGTGCGCGCCATGA